Proteins from one Mugil cephalus isolate CIBA_MC_2020 chromosome 15, CIBA_Mcephalus_1.1, whole genome shotgun sequence genomic window:
- the LOC125021154 gene encoding cytochrome c oxidase subunit 7B, mitochondrial yields MYRFAKSAVNLGGQAVRQVRYGSSVRQDFHSKYGLAVMVGGAAFCTAVWGYVLTQTGIVWNLSPVGKVMPKPWREE; encoded by the exons ATGTACCGGTTTGCTAAATCTGCAGTTAACCTCGGCG GTCAGGCCGTGCGACAGGTGAGGTATGGATCCTCTGTCCGCCAGGACTTCCACTCCAAGTACGGCTTGGCCGTGATGGTCGGAGGTGCAGCCTTCTGCACAGCTGTGTGGGGATAT GTCCTGACTCAGACCGGCATCGTCTGGAATCTGTCACCAGTCGGGAAGGTCATGCCCAAACCATGGAGAGAGGAGTAA